A stretch of the Sulfurimonas sp. HSL-1656 genome encodes the following:
- a CDS encoding 6-phosphofructokinase — protein sequence MALAIMCSGGDAPGMNPAIKKFVDYAFKRGEKHYFIHHGLEGMIDGEITEASHKDVAGILHRGGSIIRSSRSKRFFEYEYRKQAFENLKKYDITGLVVLGGDGSFRAMQRFSEEFPLNFVGIPTTIDNDIYGTDYCLGVDTALNVIRDALDKIRDTASTFDRAFVVEVMGRECGYLAVVSALASGAEICIIPEADFNIKVAEKQLLEEVAGGRGYVLAVVAEGTGKTAEIAEWLETTIGLETRVSILGHIQRGGNPTVTDRLMAFEFVIHAIDHLLHSRDANKVVYYRDGAYGLMEIDDVVSHTYTIDSELLSSINLID from the coding sequence ATGGCACTGGCCATTATGTGTTCGGGCGGTGACGCGCCCGGGATGAACCCCGCGATCAAGAAGTTTGTCGACTACGCCTTCAAGCGGGGGGAGAAGCACTATTTCATCCACCACGGCCTGGAGGGGATGATCGACGGCGAGATTACCGAAGCTTCCCATAAAGACGTTGCCGGGATCCTGCACCGGGGGGGCTCCATTATCCGCTCGTCCCGTTCCAAGCGCTTTTTCGAGTATGAATACCGGAAACAGGCCTTCGAGAACCTCAAAAAGTATGACATCACGGGGCTCGTCGTGCTCGGCGGGGACGGCTCTTTCCGTGCCATGCAGCGTTTCAGCGAAGAGTTCCCGCTGAACTTCGTCGGTATCCCGACGACGATCGACAACGACATCTACGGCACGGACTACTGCCTGGGCGTCGATACGGCGCTTAACGTCATCCGCGACGCCCTGGACAAGATCCGCGATACCGCGTCGACGTTCGACCGCGCTTTTGTCGTCGAAGTCATGGGGCGCGAGTGCGGCTACCTTGCCGTCGTTTCCGCCCTGGCCAGCGGGGCGGAGATCTGCATCATCCCCGAGGCCGATTTCAATATCAAAGTGGCGGAAAAGCAGCTGCTTGAAGAGGTGGCTGGCGGGCGCGGCTATGTTCTGGCCGTCGTGGCCGAGGGAACGGGCAAGACCGCGGAGATCGCCGAGTGGCTGGAGACGACCATCGGTCTGGAGACCAGGGTGAGTATCCTGGGGCATATCCAGCGCGGGGGGAACCCGACGGTCACCGACAGGCTGATGGCCTTTGAGTTCGTCATCCATGCCATCGACCACCTGCTGCACTCCCGCGATGCGAACAAGGTCGTCTACTACCGTGACGGGGCCTACGGCCTTATGGAGATCGACGACGTCGTCTCCCACACCTACACGATCGACAGCGAGCTGCTCTCGTCCATCAACCTGATCGACTGA
- a CDS encoding ATP-binding protein: MKSIIGHCNSSIAALKLSEDLLDKNTLILGEEGAGKTNLASKIREFVIASGIPTLYMDFSDPTSDEVETRYKDEYFYYMQFEESDAFDAAFDEAVKARKHIYLAVNPSYFSNKRDVKSRLSQTISKQELLENYYYFFHEIAQLGGFYTKFEDFLMYIFNMINMKKYGLTFLTQPHEIFENAQLKLLFTFLFLGRCSNANYYNTSELKNMKRNQFFYQRRMNHKTLLFNDIRSDIVTIDE; the protein is encoded by the coding sequence ATGAAAAGCATTATCGGACACTGCAACAGCAGCATTGCCGCCCTCAAGCTCTCCGAGGATCTCCTCGATAAAAATACGCTGATCCTCGGCGAAGAGGGGGCGGGCAAGACGAACCTCGCGTCGAAGATCCGCGAGTTTGTCATTGCCAGCGGCATCCCGACGCTCTACATGGACTTTTCGGACCCCACATCCGACGAGGTTGAGACGCGTTACAAAGACGAATACTTTTACTACATGCAGTTTGAAGAGAGCGATGCCTTCGATGCAGCCTTCGACGAGGCGGTCAAGGCGCGGAAGCACATCTACCTTGCGGTCAACCCGAGCTACTTTTCCAACAAGCGTGACGTCAAAAGCCGGCTCTCGCAGACGATCTCCAAGCAGGAGCTGCTGGAAAACTACTATTACTTTTTCCACGAGATTGCGCAGCTGGGCGGGTTCTATACGAAGTTCGAAGACTTCCTCATGTATATTTTCAACATGATCAACATGAAAAAATACGGACTGACCTTCCTGACGCAGCCGCATGAGATCTTCGAGAATGCCCAGCTCAAACTGCTCTTTACGTTCCTTTTCCTCGGCCGCTGTTCCAATGCGAACTACTACAATACGTCCGAACTGAAAAATATGAAGCGGAACCAGTTTTTCTATCAGCGCCGCATGAACCACAAGACCCTGCTGTTCAACGATATCCGGAGCGACATCGTCACCATCGACGAATAA
- the gap gene encoding type I glyceraldehyde-3-phosphate dehydrogenase, translating to MAIKVAVNGTGRIGLIAIKIAAQRDDMELVAINTTAKPDMLEYLLKYDSVHAGIDTKVIDENTIEVGGKPVMMFSERDPESLDFSKAGAEVVVECTGVFLTTETAKKHLKGSVRKVVMSAPAKDDTPTYVIGINTDSYKGEAVISNASCTTNALAPVTKILDDTFGIENGLMTTIHSYTNDQNLLDVKHSKDMRRARAAAVNMIPTTTGAAKAIGLVMPHLQGKLNGYAMRVPTTDVSVVDLTVNLKKATTKEGVIAAFEAAAAGEYAGRVEIDHDKRVSSDFVGSSYSCTFVPDMLSVIDGTVVKVLAWYDNEWGYTERLMDMAKFVGEH from the coding sequence ATGGCAATCAAAGTGGCGGTTAACGGAACGGGACGCATCGGGCTTATCGCGATCAAGATCGCGGCGCAGCGTGATGATATGGAACTGGTGGCGATCAATACGACCGCCAAACCCGATATGCTGGAGTACCTGCTCAAATACGATTCAGTGCACGCCGGCATCGACACGAAGGTCATTGACGAAAATACGATCGAAGTCGGCGGCAAGCCGGTCATGATGTTCAGCGAGCGCGATCCCGAATCTTTGGACTTCAGCAAAGCCGGCGCCGAAGTCGTCGTCGAGTGTACGGGCGTCTTCCTGACGACGGAAACGGCGAAAAAACACCTCAAAGGAAGCGTCAGAAAGGTCGTCATGTCCGCGCCGGCCAAGGATGATACCCCGACCTATGTCATCGGCATCAATACCGACAGCTACAAGGGTGAAGCGGTCATCTCCAACGCCAGTTGTACGACCAACGCCCTGGCGCCGGTAACGAAGATCCTCGATGACACCTTCGGGATCGAAAACGGTCTGATGACGACGATCCACTCCTATACGAACGACCAGAACCTGCTTGACGTCAAGCACAGCAAAGATATGCGCCGTGCCCGCGCGGCGGCGGTCAACATGATCCCGACGACCACCGGTGCCGCCAAGGCGATCGGTCTCGTTATGCCGCATCTTCAGGGCAAGCTTAACGGCTACGCCATGCGTGTCCCGACGACGGACGTCTCCGTCGTCGACCTGACGGTCAACCTGAAAAAAGCGACGACCAAAGAGGGGGTTATTGCCGCCTTTGAAGCCGCTGCGGCGGGTGAATACGCGGGCCGTGTCGAGATCGACCACGACAAACGCGTCTCCAGCGACTTCGTCGGCTCCTCCTACAGCTGTACGTTCGTCCCGGACATGCTGAGCGTCATTGACGGTACGGTCGTGAAGGTGCTGGCATGGTACGACAACGAGTGGGGTTATACCGAGCGTCTGATGGACATGGCGAAGTTCGTCGGGGAACACTGA
- a CDS encoding HD domain-containing phosphohydrolase — protein sequence MNLLESLHAQPCSIEGLRESLRQRHIQTHEHCERVVLLADAFGHACGLSEDEQIRLLYSAMFHDIGKIGVPDSILLHPGTLEAEQRETMELHSTMGEAIVRLMQLPQGDRIAAYIRHHHEHYDGSGYPDGLEGEAIPRIARMLSILDSYDALRETRPYREALQHHEAVEIMQSESGTKHDPVLLRTFLELENMDEIEKKYCER from the coding sequence ATGAACCTTCTCGAATCACTCCACGCACAGCCCTGCAGCATTGAAGGGCTCCGTGAAAGCCTACGGCAGCGACACATCCAGACCCATGAGCACTGTGAACGGGTCGTCCTGCTCGCCGACGCTTTCGGCCACGCCTGCGGCCTCTCCGAGGATGAGCAGATCCGGCTGCTCTACAGTGCCATGTTCCACGACATCGGCAAAATCGGCGTTCCTGACAGCATTCTTCTGCATCCGGGTACCCTTGAGGCCGAGCAGCGCGAAACGATGGAGCTGCACTCCACCATGGGCGAAGCCATCGTCAGATTGATGCAGCTCCCCCAGGGCGACCGGATTGCCGCTTATATACGCCACCACCACGAGCACTATGACGGCAGCGGCTACCCCGACGGGCTGGAGGGCGAAGCCATCCCCCGGATCGCACGTATGCTCTCCATCCTCGACAGCTACGACGCCCTGCGCGAAACACGCCCCTACCGTGAGGCCCTTCAGCATCATGAAGCCGTTGAGATCATGCAAAGTGAAAGCGGCACCAAGCACGACCCCGTACTGCTACGTACATTTTTAGAGCTGGAAAATATGGATGAGATTGAAAAAAAATATTGTGAAAGATAG